From a region of the Gossypium raimondii isolate GPD5lz chromosome 10, ASM2569854v1, whole genome shotgun sequence genome:
- the LOC105775398 gene encoding protein MAIN-LIKE 2-like translates to MASLISSKSHISDAVNNADSYRVLKGRVSVVKNTPDARLMPYLELAGFGSIAQIRYTLGLPIDGSPVTGLSAFTDPDALCYQLLGDSPGDGESYFSGVQFTWLKAKYGQLSATATEGELMCAARAYIMHIIGGEIMPNASNDKVHLMYLPLLADMSSVSSYSWGSAVLAVLYRELCRATDPKVRDIGGCLSLLQSWALYRM, encoded by the exons ATGGCTTCATTGATTAGCAGCAAAAGCCACATATCTGATGCGGTTAATAACGCG GACTCGTACCGAGTTTTAAAGGGCCGTGTGAGTGTTGTGAAGAATACTCCGGATGCACGGTTGATGCCGTACTTAGAGCTAGCCGGATTTGGGTCCATAGCACAGATTCGGTACACC CTTGGGCTCCCAATTGACGGGAGTCCCGTAACGGGATTATCTGCATTTACCGATCCGGATGCACTTTGCTATCAGCTTTTAGGAGACTCACCAGGGGACGGTGAGTCATATTTTTCGGGCGTACAATTTACATGGCTGAAAGCCAAGTATGGACAATTATCAGCGACAGCCACTGAAGGCGAGTTGATGTGCGCTGCTCGAGCATACATCATGCATATCATAGGGGGAGAAATCATGCCTAATGCAAGCAACGACAAGGTGCATTTGATGTACTTGCCCCTGTTAGCTGACATGTCCAGTGTTAGCTCTTATAGCTGGGGCTCAGCTGTGCTAGCAGTATTGTATCGAGAGCTTTGTCGGGCGACAGATCCGAAAGTTCGCGACATTGGCGGATGCCTCTCACTGCTGCAGTCCTGGGCGCTGTATcggatgtaa
- the LOC105776317 gene encoding O-fucosyltransferase 1, with protein MRRSGLHRQHGKQGAGGGGGGAKGIYAKLTIAVVVLLICTLSLLFSATIGGNRGSLEPSEINAEELWESAKSSGWRPSSAPRSDWPPPPRETNGYLRVRCNGGLNQQRSAICNAVLAARIMNATLVLPELDANSFWHDESGFQGIYDVEHFIQTLKYDVQIVESIPEIRKNGKTKKIKGYQLRPPRDAPIEWYTTVALKKMQEHGAIYLTPFSHRLAEEIDNPEYQRLRCRVNYHALRFKPNIMQLSESIVDKLRAQGHFMSIHLRFEMDMLAFAGCIDIFNLEEQSILKKYRKENFAEKRLVYKERRAIGKCPLTPEEVGLILHAMGFDNSTRIYLAAGELFGGERFMKPFRDLFPRLENHSSVDSSEELVTNTQGLLGSAVDYMVCLLSDIFMPTYDGPSNFANNLLGHRLYYGFRTTIRPDRKALAPIFIDRENGRTAGFEEAVRRVMLKTNFGGPHKRVSPESFYTNSWPECFCQVSPKNPADKCPPDNVLEVLDSRLENKVTSDPETLAEKNSTSRTER; from the exons ATGCGGAG GTCGGGGCTGCATAGGCAGCATGGGAAGCAAGGAgctggaggaggaggaggaggagcaAAGGGAATTTACGCCAAACTAACGATTGCCGTTGTGGTGCTTTTGATCTGCACGCTCTCGCTTTTGTTTTCGGCTACAATTGGCGGAAATCGCGGATCTCTAGAGCCTTCCGAG ATCAATGCAGAAGAACTTTGGGAAAGTGCCAAGTCTAGTGGATGGAGGCCTTCATCTGCTCCACGATCTGATTGGCCCC CTCCTCCAAGGGAAACTAATGGTTATCTTCGAGTCCGTTGCAATGGCGGTCTGAACCAACAACGCAGCGCG ATCTGTAATGCAGTTCTTGCTGCACGAATTATGAATGCCACACTTGTACTGCCTGAGCTGGATGCAAACTCCTTTTGGCATGATGAAAG TGGTTTCCAAGGTATCTATGATGTTGAGCATTTTATCCAGACATTGAAGTATGATGTACAAATTGTGGAAAGCATACCTGAAATCCGAAAAAATGGCAAAACCAAGAAGATAAAAGGGTATCAG CTTCGCCCTCCGAGGGATGCTCCTATCGAGTGGTATACAACAGTCGCTCTCAAGAAAATGCAAGAACATGGTGCTATTTATCTGACTCCCTTTTCACATCGTCTTGCTGAAGAAATTGACAATCCCGAGTATCAACGGTTGAGGTGTAGAGTTAACTATCACGCTTTGAGGTTCAAGCCAAATATTATGCAGTTAAGTGAGTCAATAGTTGATAAACTCCGGGCACAGGGTCATTTCATGTCGATACATCTTCGTTTTGAGATGGATATGCTGGCATTTGCTGG GTGCATTGATATTTTTAACCTAGAAGAGCAAAGTATATTGAAGAAGTATAGGAAGGAAAATTTTGCAGAGAAAAGACTTGTCTACAAAGAAAGAAGGGCTATTGGAAAATGCCCATTAACTCCAGAAGAG GTTGGTCTTATCTTGCATGCTATGGGATTTGACAATTCTACCAGGATATACCTAGCAGCTGGTGAATTATTTGGGGGAGAGCGTTTTATGAAACCTTTTCGGGATCTTTTCCCTCGCCTTGAGAATCACAGTTCTGTAGACTCTTCAGAGGAGCTGGTTACGAACACTCAGGGGTTGTTAGGCTCTGCTGTTGATTACATGGTTTGTCTTCTTTCTGACATTTTTATGCCAACTTATGATGGACCTAGCAACTTCGCCAACAATCTACTAGGCCACCGCCTCTATTATGGTTTTCGGACCACAATTAGACCTGACAGAAAAGCTCTTGCTCCAATATTCATTGATCGAGAGAATGGACGGACAGCCGGTTTTGAAGAAGCTGTTAGGCGTGTCATGCTTAAAACAAACTTCGGTGGACCTCACAAGCGGGTGTCACCTGAATCTTTTTATACAAATTCTTGGCCAGAATGCTTCTGTCAAGTATCACCTAAAAATCCTGCTGACAAATGCCCACCAGATAATGTTTTGGAAGTTCTAGACAGCCGGTTGGAGAACAAAGTGACCAGTGACCCAGAAACCTTGGCTGAAAAGAATTCAACGAGTAGGACAGAAAGATAA
- the LOC105776318 gene encoding uncharacterized protein LOC105776318 isoform X1, producing MANSFRTLSKTLTRSFSTKSSHHNHHQKTHKYLDPNSFLGSWKTPNDPKEAEKKLALLRRDYAKQVKNVRKEYIHEMELLRLEKLRKEEARKEAIRVANEERKRLKAEAAKVRAQERMVAEEEFRQTLLKERAEKLENWRMKRTLHENKKKEAKDLVRRRSSMWIEEQELESKIFSAIVF from the exons ATGGCGAACTCTTTCAGGACCCTCTCCAAAACCCTCACCCGCTCATTCTCCACCAAATCATCCCACCACAACCACCACCAGAAAACCCACAAATATTTAGATCCCAACTCCTTCTTGGGCAGCTGGAAGACCCCCAACGACCCCAAAGAGGCCGAGAAGAAACTCGCCCTGTTGCGACGAGACTACGCCAAGCAAGTAAAAAATGTACGCAAGGAGTACATCCACGAGATGGAGTTGCTGCGTCTTGAGAAGCTCAGAAAAGAAGAGGCTAGGAAAGAGGCTATACGAGTTGCTAATGAGGAGCGTAAAAGGCTTAAGGCTGAGGCTGCTAAGGTTAGAGCTCAAGAGCGTATGGTTGCTGAAGAAGAGTTTCGACAAACCCTG TTGAAAGAAAGAGCAGAAAAGCTTGAAAATTGGAGAATGAAACGAACGCTACATGAGAATAAGAAGAAAGAGGCGAAAGATCTAGTGCGTAGAAGAAGTTCCATGTGGATTGAAGAACAGGAATTGGAGAGTAAGATCTTTAGTGCCATTGTTTTTTAA
- the LOC105776319 gene encoding alkaline ceramidase: MEGGLSSFWGPVTAAEWCEKNYVYSSYIAEFFNTISNVPCILLALIGLINALRQRFEKRFSVLHVSNMILAIGSMLYHATLQQCKQQQGDETPMVWEMLLYFYILYSPDWHYRSTMPTFLFLYGVGFAMAHALLRFGIGFKVHYVILCLLCIPRMYKYYIYTEDASAKRLAKLYVATLFLGSICWLADRLFCKEISGWYFNPQGHALWHVLMGFNSYFANTFLMFCRAQRREWDPKVVHFLGFFPYVKIQKPKSQ, encoded by the exons ATGGAAGGTGGATTGTCTAGCTTCTGGGGTCCTGTCACAGCTGCTGAGTGGTGTGAGAAAAACTATGTTTACTCATCTTACATTGCAGAGTTTTTCAACACAATATCCAATGTCCCATGTATTCTTTTGGCACTCATTGGCCTTATAAATGCGTTAAGACAACGATTTGAGAAGAGATTTAGTGTCCTTCACGTATCTAACATGATACTTGCCATTGGAAGCATGCTATACCATGCCACACTGCAACAATGTAA gCAACAGCAAGGTGATGAAACACCGATGGTATGGGAAATGCTTCTATACTTTTACATCCTCTACTCACCAGATTGGCACTATCGAAGCACAATGCCTACTTTCCTGTTCCTTTATGGAGTTGGATTTGCAATGGCTCATGCTCTCTTACGCTTTGGAATTGGCTTCAAGGTGCATTATGTCATTCTCTGCCTTCTCTGCATCCCTCGCATGTACAAATACTACATCTACACTGAAGATGCCTCTGCAAAGCGACTAGCAAAGTTATATGTAGCAACATTATTCCTGGGGAGCATTTGTTGGCTTGCTGACAGGTTGTTCTGCAAGGAGATATCTGGTTGGTACTTCAACCCTCAGGGTCATGCGCTTTGGCATGTCTTGATGGGCTTCAATTCTTATTTCGCCAACACATTTCTGATGTTTTGTCGTGCTCAGCGGCGAGAATGGGACCCAAAAGTTGTTCACTTCTTGGGATTTTTCCCTTACGTTAAGATTCAAAAACCCAAGAGCCAGTAA
- the LOC105776318 gene encoding uncharacterized protein LOC105776318 isoform X2, whose translation MANSFRTLSKTLTRSFSTKSSHHNHHQKTHKYLDPNSFLGSWKTPNDPKEAEKKLALLRRDYAKQVKNVRKEYIHEMELLRLEKLRKEEARKEAIRVANEERKRLKAEAAKVRAQERMVAEEEFRQTLVLFP comes from the exons ATGGCGAACTCTTTCAGGACCCTCTCCAAAACCCTCACCCGCTCATTCTCCACCAAATCATCCCACCACAACCACCACCAGAAAACCCACAAATATTTAGATCCCAACTCCTTCTTGGGCAGCTGGAAGACCCCCAACGACCCCAAAGAGGCCGAGAAGAAACTCGCCCTGTTGCGACGAGACTACGCCAAGCAAGTAAAAAATGTACGCAAGGAGTACATCCACGAGATGGAGTTGCTGCGTCTTGAGAAGCTCAGAAAAGAAGAGGCTAGGAAAGAGGCTATACGAGTTGCTAATGAGGAGCGTAAAAGGCTTAAGGCTGAGGCTGCTAAGGTTAGAGCTCAAGAGCGTATGGTTGCTGAAGAAGAGTTTCGACAAACCCTG GTTCTATTTCCATGA